The following coding sequences are from one Pseudomonas oryzae window:
- a CDS encoding acyl-CoA thioesterase produces MQSGNAQLTMTVLMTPDKANFSGNVHGGTLLKYLDEVAYACASRYAGRYVVTLSVDQVIFRQPIHVGELVTFLASVNYTGSTSMEIGIKVVTEDIRNQSVRHTNSCFFTMVAVDGHGKTVPVPPLNPQTPEQKRRFAQAEQRRAIRRELEERYKALMNHD; encoded by the coding sequence ATGCAATCCGGCAATGCGCAGCTGACCATGACCGTCCTGATGACCCCGGACAAGGCCAACTTCTCCGGCAACGTCCATGGCGGCACCCTGCTCAAGTACCTCGACGAAGTCGCCTATGCCTGCGCCAGCCGCTACGCCGGTCGCTACGTGGTCACCCTGTCGGTTGACCAGGTGATCTTCCGCCAGCCGATCCACGTCGGCGAGCTGGTCACCTTCCTCGCCTCGGTCAACTACACCGGCAGCACCTCGATGGAGATCGGCATCAAGGTGGTCACCGAGGACATCCGCAACCAGTCGGTGCGCCACACCAACAGCTGCTTCTTCACCATGGTGGCGGTCGACGGCCACGGCAAGACCGTGCCGGTGCCGCCGCTCAATCCGCAGACCCCCGAGCAGAAGCGCCGCTTCGCCCAGGCCGAGCAGCGCCGGGCGATCCGTCGCGAACTGGAAGAGCGCTACAAGGCGCTGATGAACCACGACTGA
- a CDS encoding AEC family transporter: MSTLLLALWPLFALIVAGYLLRRSDFPGEAFWPGAERLNYFLLFPALLLSSLARAPLDNPALPRLALAVLLGLAAGWLGLLALRRWRGWPAARFGAIVQGALRFNTYLGLAAVGSLYGASGLTLAALMLALMVPAVNVLSVWALSAGNGVSARSLLLPIVRNPLILACLGGALLNLFGIGLPGGTERLLGLLAAASLPLGLLCVGAALRPQELRGEVPALIGNSLARLLLMPLLAWLVARLLALPAMESTLLVLFFALPTAPTAYVLTRQLGGDSHLMAGIITLQTLLAALSLPLLLAALA, encoded by the coding sequence ATGTCCACCCTGCTGCTCGCCCTCTGGCCGCTGTTCGCGCTGATCGTCGCCGGCTACCTGCTGCGCCGCAGCGACTTCCCCGGCGAGGCCTTCTGGCCCGGCGCCGAGCGGCTCAACTACTTCCTGCTGTTCCCCGCCCTGCTGCTCAGCAGCCTGGCCCGCGCGCCGCTGGACAACCCGGCGCTGCCACGCCTGGCACTGGCGGTGCTGCTCGGCCTGGCCGCCGGCTGGCTGGGCCTGCTCGCCCTGCGCCGCTGGCGCGGCTGGCCGGCGGCGCGCTTCGGCGCCATCGTCCAGGGCGCGCTGCGCTTCAACACCTACCTGGGCCTGGCCGCCGTGGGCAGTCTGTACGGCGCCAGCGGGCTGACCCTGGCGGCACTGATGCTGGCGCTGATGGTGCCGGCGGTGAACGTGCTGTCGGTCTGGGCGCTGAGCGCCGGGAACGGGGTGAGCGCGCGCAGCCTGCTGCTGCCGATCGTGAGGAATCCGCTGATCCTCGCCTGCCTCGGCGGCGCGCTGCTCAACCTGTTCGGCATCGGCCTGCCCGGCGGCACGGAGCGCCTGCTCGGCCTGCTCGCCGCCGCCAGCCTGCCGCTCGGCCTGCTCTGCGTCGGCGCCGCGCTGCGCCCGCAGGAGCTGCGCGGCGAGGTACCGGCGCTGATCGGCAACAGCCTGGCGCGCCTGCTGCTGATGCCGCTGCTGGCCTGGCTGGTCGCCCGACTGCTGGCCCTGCCGGCCATGGAAAGCACCCTGCTGGTGCTGTTCTTCGCCCTGCCCACCGCGCCGACCGCCTACGTGCTGACCCGCCAACTCGGCGGCGACAGCCACCTGATGGCCGGCATCATCACCCTGCAGACCCTGCTCGCCGCCCTCAGCCTGCCGCTGCTGCTGGCGGCGCTGGCCTGA
- a CDS encoding DUF3301 domain-containing protein has product MLTLGELAVLLLAGGVCAWLWHAHGIHEHALRLVRQACLREDVLLLDDNVAFRRLRLLRDRSGRLRLAREYAFEFTVTGEQRHPGRLVLLGRIPAQIELAPHPFRVPERDDDADGEAARVVDLDAWRRRQPPRER; this is encoded by the coding sequence ATGCTGACGCTCGGCGAGCTGGCGGTACTGTTGCTGGCCGGCGGCGTGTGCGCCTGGCTGTGGCACGCGCATGGCATCCACGAGCACGCCCTGCGCCTGGTGCGCCAGGCCTGCCTGCGCGAGGACGTGCTGCTGCTCGACGACAACGTGGCCTTCCGCCGCCTGCGTCTGCTGCGCGACCGCAGCGGCCGGCTGCGTCTGGCCCGCGAGTACGCCTTCGAGTTCACCGTCACCGGCGAGCAGCGTCATCCCGGGCGCCTGGTGCTGCTCGGCCGTATCCCGGCGCAGATCGAACTGGCGCCTCATCCGTTCCGCGTCCCCGAGCGCGACGACGACGCCGACGGCGAGGCCGCGCGGGTGGTCGATCTCGACGCCTGGCGGCGTCGCCAGCCACCCCGCGAGCGCTGA
- a CDS encoding glutamine synthetase family protein — MRFADLQEVDAFLAAHPDVHSIELFIIDPCGVPRGKLLRREELRAIYQGGRPLPSSILGLTIRGEDVDATGLVWEVADADCWAFPLPGSLALQSWRAQPTAQVQVSMHPAQGLPASGADPRHVLARQVERLKADGYHPVMAAELEFYLLDQARDADGRPQPARQANGVRPQAPQVYGVLELEQLAPFLDDLYAACAAQGLPARTAISEYAPGQVEITLEHRSDALQAMDEAVRYKRLVRGVAHKHGYQACFMAKPFGELAGSGLHMHVSLADEAGNNLFASEEPTGTPLLRQAIAGLLETIEDGLAVFCPNANSFRRFQANSYAPLAKSWGVNNRTVSLRVPGGAAASRHVEHRICGADANPYLAAALLLAGIHRGLREGLDPGAPIEGNGYAQVRETLPTDWLTALRTLERSAWAREALGEDFHRVYLAIKQEEYRQFMGEVGEQDWRWYLGHA; from the coding sequence ATGCGCTTCGCCGATCTCCAGGAAGTCGACGCCTTCCTTGCCGCCCATCCCGACGTCCATAGCATCGAACTGTTCATCATCGACCCCTGCGGCGTGCCGCGCGGCAAGCTGCTGCGCCGCGAGGAGCTGCGCGCCATCTACCAGGGCGGCCGGCCGCTGCCGAGCAGCATCCTCGGCCTGACCATCCGCGGCGAGGACGTCGATGCCACCGGTCTGGTCTGGGAGGTCGCCGACGCCGACTGCTGGGCCTTCCCGCTGCCCGGCAGCCTCGCCCTGCAGAGCTGGCGTGCCCAGCCGACCGCCCAGGTGCAGGTGTCCATGCATCCCGCGCAGGGTTTGCCGGCCAGCGGCGCCGACCCGCGCCACGTGCTGGCGCGCCAGGTCGAGCGGCTCAAGGCCGACGGCTACCACCCGGTGATGGCCGCCGAGCTGGAGTTCTACCTGCTCGACCAGGCCCGCGACGCCGACGGCCGCCCGCAGCCGGCGCGCCAGGCCAACGGCGTGCGCCCGCAGGCGCCGCAGGTCTACGGCGTGCTCGAGCTGGAGCAGCTGGCGCCGTTCCTCGACGACCTCTATGCCGCCTGCGCCGCCCAGGGCCTGCCGGCGCGCACGGCGATCTCCGAGTACGCGCCGGGGCAGGTGGAGATCACCCTCGAGCACCGCAGCGATGCGCTGCAGGCGATGGACGAGGCGGTGCGCTACAAGCGCCTGGTGCGCGGCGTGGCCCACAAGCATGGGTATCAGGCCTGCTTCATGGCCAAGCCGTTCGGCGAGCTGGCCGGCAGTGGCCTGCACATGCACGTCAGCCTGGCCGACGAGGCCGGCAACAACCTGTTCGCCAGCGAGGAGCCGACCGGCACCCCGCTGCTGCGCCAGGCCATCGCCGGCCTGCTGGAAACCATCGAGGACGGCCTGGCGGTGTTCTGCCCCAACGCCAACTCGTTCCGCCGCTTCCAGGCCAACAGCTACGCGCCGCTGGCCAAGAGCTGGGGGGTGAACAACCGTACCGTGTCGCTGCGCGTGCCGGGCGGTGCGGCGGCCAGCCGGCACGTCGAGCACCGCATCTGCGGCGCCGACGCCAATCCGTATCTGGCCGCCGCGCTGCTGCTGGCCGGCATCCACCGTGGCCTGCGCGAAGGGCTCGACCCCGGCGCGCCGATCGAGGGCAACGGCTACGCCCAGGTGCGCGAGACCCTGCCGACCGACTGGCTGACCGCCCTGCGCACCCTGGAGCGCTCGGCCTGGGCGCGCGAGGCGCTCGGCGAGGACTTCCACCGCGTCTACCTGGCGATCAAGCAGGAGGAGTACCGCCAGTTCATGGGCGAGGTCGGCGAGCAGGACTGGCGCTGGTACCTGGGCCACGCCTGA
- a CDS encoding alpha/beta fold hydrolase: MHLLPWSHPSSAGFTLRGWHSAPSGKPLLHFLHGNGFCGRAYEPLLRLLSADFDLWLCDVQGHGDSDHGGRFLGWNRSAELAVEAFVAGRERFGAVPYFACGHSFGSVLSGLILAAEPALFRRAVLLDPVLFPPAMIGVMALSELLGLHERRALVRQARGRRERWPDRAAARAGLHGRGIFRGWSDAALHAYVEHALRAVADGVELKCRPGREAEIFASYPRRLWRSLAQVSTPSLVLHGVDSYPFVGQGVARWCALNHRVSAQRVAGGHCFMQEQPQEAAQRIGAFLLGG; encoded by the coding sequence ATGCACCTGCTGCCCTGGTCCCACCCCAGCTCCGCCGGCTTCACCCTGCGCGGCTGGCACAGCGCGCCCTCCGGCAAGCCGCTGCTGCACTTCCTGCACGGCAACGGCTTCTGCGGACGCGCCTACGAGCCGCTGCTGCGCCTGCTGAGCGCGGACTTCGACCTCTGGCTGTGCGACGTGCAGGGCCACGGCGACAGCGACCACGGCGGGCGCTTCCTCGGCTGGAACCGCAGCGCCGAACTGGCGGTGGAGGCCTTCGTCGCCGGCCGCGAGCGCTTCGGCGCGGTACCGTACTTCGCCTGCGGACACAGTTTCGGCAGCGTGCTCAGCGGCCTGATCCTCGCCGCCGAGCCGGCGCTGTTCCGCCGCGCGGTGCTGCTCGATCCGGTGCTGTTCCCGCCGGCGATGATCGGGGTGATGGCGCTGTCCGAGCTGCTCGGCCTGCACGAGCGCCGCGCGCTGGTGCGCCAGGCGCGCGGCCGCCGCGAGCGCTGGCCGGACCGCGCCGCAGCCCGCGCGGGCCTGCATGGCCGCGGCATCTTCCGCGGCTGGAGCGACGCGGCGCTGCACGCCTACGTCGAGCACGCGCTGCGTGCAGTGGCGGACGGGGTGGAACTCAAGTGCCGGCCGGGCCGCGAGGCGGAGATCTTCGCCTCCTACCCGCGCCGGCTATGGCGCTCGCTGGCGCAGGTGAGCACGCCGAGCCTGGTGCTGCACGGAGTGGACAGCTACCCCTTCGTCGGCCAGGGCGTGGCGCGCTGGTGCGCGCTCAACCACCGGGTCAGCGCGCAGCGGGTGGCCGGCGGGCATTGCTTCATGCAGGAGCAGCCGCAGGAGGCGGCACAGCGGATCGGCGCCTTCCTGCTGGGTGGCTGA